The DNA segment AAGCAGCCCAAACCCGTAAGCTGGATCTTTCTACTATAGAATTAAGGGATGGAGAAGCAATCAAAGGAAATGGAATCAAAGCTATCGTAAACAACCACAACATAATTGCTGGAAACCGAAAATTAATGAAGGCCGAAAATATCTCACTAGAAGCTACTGTTGATCAGTACGCAGTGGTTCGCGAAAAAGCAGGTAACTCTGCCATTTTCATTGCAATTGATGGGAAAATATCTGGTATCATCTCTATTGCTGATCAAATCCGCGACGATGCCAAAATAGCTTTAACACAAATGAGAGAAAATGGAATAAAAAAAATTGTCATGTTGACGGGCGACAACAAACACACGGCTGAAGCTGTAGCAACTGAGTTGGGGTTGGATGAGTTTCATGCTGAATTGTTGCCAGAAAATAAAGTAGACTATGTAAAACAATTAAAAAGTTCTGGTCATATTGTTGCTATGGCTGGAGACGGCGTCAATGATGCTCCCGCTATTGCAACAGCTGATATTGGCCTAGCAATGGGTAAAGGCGGAACGGATATCTCAATGGAAACAGCTGATGTTGTCTTAATGGCAGATCAGTTGATGCAATTTTCTCATGCCTATTCTTTAGCTAAAGCAACCACCCGTAATATGAAACAGAATATCTTGATTGCAGTTAGTGTCGTAGCCCTTTTATTAGGTGGCGTCTTAATGGGAAATGTTCATTTGGCATCTGGAATGTTCATACATGAAGCTAGTGTGCTAGTGGTTATCTTAAATGCTATGCGTCTGATTCGATTTAACCTTAAGCCTACAAAATCAGTTGAGCTAACTGGAGCAGCGGTAAAAGTGTAAAAAAACAATCTTAACTCGAAGAATGCAGCAAAGATTGTTATACTTGAATTATCGAATAGGCTTAAAAATTATGTTAATGGAGGGACTATAATGAATAAAGACACTATGCACCATAATCATTCCGTTGAATCACATAAAGCTTGCGTTTCCTTAGTCCCGATTTTTAATCATTTAGAAGATGAACAGTTAGATGAAATCATGGCAACCACTCATTCAGTTTCATATAAGAAACATGAACTTATTTATCATGCTGGAGACGAGTCTAATGCTCTTTATATTATTAACAAAGGAAAAGTTCGGATATACAGATTATCGGAATCTGGGAAAGAACAATTAGTTCGGATTTTGAATCCCGGAGATTTTACTGGAGAGATGGCCTTATTTTCTGAATCCACACATGAGGCTTATGCAGAAGCAATGGTGGATACAAAAATATGTATGATTAACCGTTTAGATTTACAAGAATTCTTAGTGAAATATCCTTCCATCTCTTTAAGAATTTTGGCTGAATTTTCACATCGTCTTGAAGCTTCTGAGAAGCAGTCTTCTCGCTTTGCAACAGAAAAAGTTGATACACGTATTGCCTTATTTTTAGTGGATTATCTCGATAAAGAAACAGTTGGAACAGATGAACTCACTTTACCCATGAGCAAAAAAGACTTGGCTTCTTATTTAGGAACCACACCTGAAACGATCAGCCGTAAATTTAACGAGCTAGAAGACCGAGGTTATATCAAGCAATTGACACATAAACAAATTCAAATAGTCGATTTAGATGGTTTGTTATTAGTTTAATTCATCGATTTTTTTATTTCATTCGAGAAATTAGATTTATACCTAAAATTTAAAAGGACATTACCTCATTTTAAAATGAGGTAATGTCCTTTTTCCTTTATTTCTATCTTATAACTTAGCTTGCCATTTGTTTGCCCAAACAAGTTCGTTTGGAGTTCCTTTAAATTCTGATTTGCCTTCTAGCTTGTCAATCACTTGTTTGATAATTTCTTCGTTAT comes from the Carnobacterium sp. 17-4 genome and includes:
- a CDS encoding Crp/Fnr family transcriptional regulator — translated: MNKDTMHHNHSVESHKACVSLVPIFNHLEDEQLDEIMATTHSVSYKKHELIYHAGDESNALYIINKGKVRIYRLSESGKEQLVRILNPGDFTGEMALFSESTHEAYAEAMVDTKICMINRLDLQEFLVKYPSISLRILAEFSHRLEASEKQSSRFATEKVDTRIALFLVDYLDKETVGTDELTLPMSKKDLASYLGTTPETISRKFNELEDRGYIKQLTHKQIQIVDLDGLLLV